The Pseudomonas berkeleyensis genome includes a region encoding these proteins:
- a CDS encoding cytochrome c-type biogenesis protein, protein MKRLLISAGLALGLLASAHAAIDTFEFANEAERQRYRNLVEELRCPKCQNQNIADSDAPIAMDLRGEIYRMLEEGKSNEEIIDFLVSRYGDFVLYKPPLTSRTLLLWYGPAGLLVIGFGVLGVILLRRRGQQKSRSAAGLSADEQQRLAALLDQASQDKKDR, encoded by the coding sequence ATGAAGCGCCTGCTGATTTCCGCCGGCCTGGCGCTCGGTCTGCTGGCCAGCGCTCATGCCGCCATCGATACCTTCGAGTTCGCCAATGAGGCTGAGCGCCAGCGTTATCGCAACCTGGTCGAAGAGCTGCGTTGCCCGAAATGCCAGAACCAGAACATCGCCGACTCCGATGCGCCGATCGCCATGGATCTGCGCGGCGAAATCTATCGCATGCTGGAGGAGGGCAAGAGCAACGAGGAAATCATCGATTTCCTGGTCTCGCGTTATGGCGACTTCGTGCTCTACAAGCCACCGCTGACCAGTCGTACGCTGCTGCTCTGGTATGGCCCGGCCGGCCTGCTGGTGATCGGCTTCGGCGTGCTTGGCGTGATCCTGCTGCGCCGCCGCGGGCAGCAGAAAAGCCGTTCGGCCGCAGGCCTCTCCGCTGATGAGCAACAGCGCCTCGCCGCATTGCTCGACCAAGCCTCTCAGGACAAGAAAGACCGATGA
- the ccmI gene encoding c-type cytochrome biogenesis protein CcmI, with the protein MIDFWLPAGLLLLTALAFLLIPVLRIRKMQAEEDRTALNVTLYQERLQELEAQRQAGVLDDAQLEAGRAEAARELLDDTEGVQRRSSVLGGKIPLVSALLVPVLGVALYLHWGAIDQVEMTRQMAAQQPQSIEEMTARLEQTVKDQPDSAEAWYFLGRTYMAQERANDAAKAFEQAVNLAGRAPELLGQWAQALYFARDKQWSDEQQALTDEALKADPEEVTSLGLLGIAAYESQRYADAVRYWERLVAVLPEQDPSRMAIASGIERARQQIGEGESPSAAAEPTAKVHALEVSVSLTHEIQAQVQPDDAVFVFARALSGPPMPLAVKRLKVSDLPTQISLSDVDAMMPELKLSRFDQVQLVARVSREGNATKGEWIGQSGPVSNIARDTQALLIDSRDGQAQ; encoded by the coding sequence ATGATCGATTTCTGGTTGCCCGCCGGGCTGCTGTTGCTGACCGCCCTGGCATTTCTGCTGATTCCGGTGTTGCGTATTCGCAAGATGCAGGCTGAAGAAGACCGCACCGCACTCAACGTCACGCTCTATCAGGAACGCCTGCAGGAGCTGGAAGCCCAGCGCCAGGCTGGCGTGCTCGATGACGCCCAGCTCGAAGCCGGCCGCGCTGAGGCAGCTCGCGAGCTGCTGGATGACACCGAGGGCGTACAGCGCCGCAGCAGCGTGCTTGGTGGCAAGATTCCATTGGTTTCGGCATTGCTGGTGCCGGTGCTGGGCGTTGCGCTGTACCTGCACTGGGGCGCCATCGATCAAGTCGAAATGACGCGTCAAATGGCTGCTCAGCAACCGCAGAGCATCGAAGAGATGACCGCGCGCCTGGAACAGACCGTCAAGGATCAGCCCGACTCGGCCGAAGCCTGGTATTTCCTCGGCCGTACCTACATGGCTCAGGAGCGTGCGAACGACGCGGCCAAGGCCTTCGAGCAGGCGGTGAACCTGGCCGGCCGTGCGCCGGAGTTGCTCGGCCAGTGGGCTCAGGCCCTGTATTTCGCCCGCGACAAACAATGGAGCGACGAGCAGCAGGCGTTGACCGACGAGGCGCTCAAGGCAGATCCTGAAGAGGTCACCAGCCTCGGCCTGCTCGGTATCGCGGCCTATGAAAGCCAGCGCTATGCCGATGCAGTACGCTACTGGGAGCGCCTGGTTGCCGTGCTGCCGGAGCAGGATCCGTCGCGCATGGCGATTGCCAGTGGTATCGAGCGTGCCCGTCAGCAGATTGGCGAAGGCGAGAGCCCGAGTGCTGCAGCCGAGCCGACTGCCAAGGTACATGCGCTGGAGGTGAGTGTGTCGCTGACGCATGAAATACAGGCCCAGGTGCAGCCTGACGATGCCGTCTTCGTCTTCGCTCGCGCCCTCAGTGGCCCGCCGATGCCGTTGGCGGTCAAACGTCTGAAGGTCTCTGACCTGCCGACCCAGATCAGCCTTTCCGATGTGGATGCGATGATGCCCGAGCTCAAGCTGTCCCGTTTCGACCAGGTACAACTGGTGGCCCGCGTTTCTCGCGAGGGCAACGCTACCAAGGGCGAATGGATCGGCCAGAGCGGCCCGGTCTCCAACATTGCCCGTGACACCCAGGCGCTGCTGATCGACAGCCGCGACGGGCAAGCCCAATGA
- a CDS encoding glycoside hydrolase family protein, with product MKRLALLCVLGFGLSGCVLQQPSTPVGELPPVQQPSHPRYAPPPGVKSHWNPALGVYVVEGARDLYYRERIFYRFDGGWSWSLRPAGPWQETDSSGIPPGLFRQYQNR from the coding sequence ATGAAGCGCCTGGCGCTGCTCTGCGTGCTTGGGTTCGGCCTCAGCGGCTGCGTCCTGCAACAGCCGAGCACGCCAGTCGGTGAGCTGCCACCTGTGCAGCAACCCTCGCACCCGCGCTACGCGCCGCCGCCTGGGGTGAAGAGCCACTGGAACCCGGCGTTGGGCGTCTACGTGGTCGAAGGTGCGCGTGATCTGTACTACCGCGAGCGCATCTTTTATCGCTTCGATGGCGGCTGGAGCTGGTCGCTACGGCCGGCTGGGCCTTGGCAGGAGACGGACAGCTCGGGGATTCCACCTGGGTTGTTTCGTCAGTATCAGAACCGCTGA
- a CDS encoding ShlB/FhaC/HecB family hemolysin secretion/activation protein, which produces MSFRISPLAVWLFLSLPTIALAQTPGDRELIRERQERLLQEQQRRLDELQQLPGEAPRLQTIPVEDERCFEIQQIRLEGATLLGESDQQGILQAFAGQCLGVGQLNELLKAITQFYIDHGYVTSRAYLPQQDLSSGELRVIVVEGRLEGLDSSELATDRELAMGFPGRTGEVLYLRELEQLVDQLNRLPSRQAQLELVPGEEVGGSRVRLQGQRDKPWRAGLSRHNDGQKSTGEQQWGLSFDWDSPLGLADQLSLRASRDAVSDSYRHSHSQSLVYQVPYGWWNFSYSYNQSYYRTQSDGNGFLFNQDGDSKTHALRGERVLHRDSVSKTGFNLGVSHLRTNNFLLGNRLDTSSTRLSEAQLGFNHGRRIGSAFVNADIGWQRGIGAFDAQSNGHPQGSQPVARYNKYSLTLSYLQPFALWGESFSFDSLAYGQKSEDVLFSPQRISIGGLSSVRGFKDESLSGDTGGYWRNQLRWRRPVTWDALRPFVHEYSLAFAYDVGVIHGGRHNPEQRGRMTGNALEFALRGQHLAASVSFAHSLERPDAIERDERPVYFRFDLFF; this is translated from the coding sequence ATGTCTTTCCGTATTAGCCCTTTGGCCGTATGGCTATTTTTGTCCCTTCCCACCATTGCCCTGGCGCAGACGCCGGGTGACCGTGAGCTGATCCGTGAGCGCCAGGAGCGCCTGCTGCAGGAGCAGCAGCGGCGTCTCGATGAACTGCAGCAACTGCCTGGTGAGGCCCCTCGGCTGCAAACTATCCCAGTTGAAGATGAGCGCTGTTTCGAGATCCAGCAGATTCGCCTCGAAGGCGCCACTCTGCTCGGTGAGTCCGACCAGCAGGGCATTCTTCAGGCTTTTGCTGGACAGTGCCTGGGCGTTGGGCAGCTCAATGAACTGCTCAAGGCCATCACCCAGTTCTATATCGATCATGGCTATGTGACCTCTCGTGCTTATCTGCCGCAGCAGGATCTGTCCTCGGGCGAGCTTCGCGTCATTGTGGTTGAAGGGCGCCTTGAGGGGCTGGACAGTTCCGAGCTGGCCACTGATCGCGAGCTGGCTATGGGCTTTCCCGGTCGCACCGGCGAAGTTCTGTATCTGCGTGAACTGGAGCAACTGGTCGACCAGCTCAATCGCTTACCATCGCGCCAAGCTCAGCTTGAGTTGGTGCCTGGGGAAGAGGTTGGTGGTAGCCGTGTCAGGCTGCAAGGCCAGCGCGACAAGCCCTGGCGTGCAGGGCTGAGTCGACATAACGACGGGCAGAAGAGTACGGGGGAGCAGCAGTGGGGCCTGAGTTTCGACTGGGACAGCCCGCTCGGCCTGGCCGACCAGCTCAGTCTGCGCGCCAGCCGCGATGCGGTGAGCGATAGCTATCGCCATTCACACAGCCAGAGCCTGGTCTATCAGGTGCCTTACGGTTGGTGGAACTTCAGTTACAGCTACAACCAGAGCTACTACCGTACGCAAAGCGACGGTAACGGTTTTCTATTCAATCAGGACGGTGACAGCAAGACTCATGCTCTGCGTGGTGAGCGCGTACTGCATCGCGATAGTGTCAGCAAGACTGGATTCAACCTGGGCGTCAGCCACCTTCGCACCAACAACTTCCTCCTTGGTAACCGTCTCGACACCTCCAGCACCCGCCTGTCTGAAGCGCAGTTGGGCTTCAACCATGGTCGCCGTATTGGCAGCGCCTTCGTCAATGCCGATATCGGCTGGCAACGCGGCATCGGTGCCTTCGATGCTCAGAGCAATGGCCATCCACAGGGCAGCCAACCGGTGGCGCGTTACAACAAGTACAGCCTGACCCTGAGCTACCTGCAGCCATTCGCGCTGTGGGGCGAATCCTTCAGCTTCGACAGCCTGGCCTATGGCCAGAAGAGCGAGGACGTGCTGTTCAGCCCGCAACGCATCAGCATCGGCGGCCTCAGCTCGGTGCGCGGTTTCAAGGATGAGTCGCTGTCCGGCGACACCGGCGGTTACTGGCGTAACCAGCTGCGCTGGCGCCGCCCGGTCACCTGGGACGCTCTTCGCCCCTTCGTTCATGAATACAGCCTGGCCTTCGCCTACGACGTTGGCGTGATTCATGGCGGCCGGCACAACCCGGAACAGCGCGGGCGCATGACGGGCAATGCCCTCGAATTCGCTTTGCGTGGCCAGCACCTGGCGGCCTCGGTGAGCTTTGCCCATTCCCTGGAACGCCCGGACGCCATCGAGCGTGACGAGCGCCCGGTTTATTTCCGTTTCGACCTGTTTTTCTGA